The following proteins come from a genomic window of Shewanella halifaxensis HAW-EB4:
- a CDS encoding SDR family NAD(P)-dependent oxidoreductase — protein MRLAGKVAVITGSSRGIGAAIAQEYCAQGAKVVINYVHSEAQAQALADKLNQDGHNAIAIKADVTERAEIKQLFEQAVAAFGKIDILVNNAGINKRGWFDEVTDEAWDEIMGVNLKGPFICCQEVFPYMQAQQGGRIINISSVAGQYHGPKTVHYAVSKAGLNSLTKVIARYGAEHNILVNAVAPGIVRTDQTADEIDSPAGRKVIDMTLLKKAARMEDITSACVMLASDEQQYMTAQVLAVSGGAILGA, from the coding sequence ATGCGTTTAGCCGGTAAAGTCGCAGTTATTACTGGATCTTCAAGAGGCATTGGCGCCGCGATCGCACAGGAGTATTGCGCTCAAGGAGCCAAGGTGGTGATCAATTATGTTCATAGCGAAGCGCAAGCTCAGGCGTTAGCCGATAAGCTTAATCAGGATGGACACAATGCCATTGCTATTAAGGCTGATGTTACCGAGCGAGCCGAGATAAAGCAGCTATTCGAACAGGCCGTAGCCGCTTTTGGAAAGATCGATATCTTGGTCAACAATGCGGGGATCAATAAGCGTGGTTGGTTCGATGAGGTGACCGATGAAGCTTGGGACGAGATAATGGGAGTGAACCTTAAAGGGCCATTTATCTGTTGCCAAGAAGTGTTCCCTTACATGCAAGCGCAGCAAGGCGGCCGCATTATCAATATCTCATCCGTAGCCGGACAATACCATGGTCCTAAAACGGTTCACTATGCGGTATCTAAAGCAGGACTCAATAGCTTAACTAAGGTGATTGCCCGCTACGGTGCGGAGCACAATATTCTTGTTAATGCCGTTGCGCCCGGGATTGTTCGTACAGATCAAACTGCCGATGAGATAGATAGTCCTGCTGGGCGAAAAGTGATCGATATGACATTGCTAAAGAAGGCGGCTCGTATGGAAGACATCACCAGTGCTTGTGTGATGCTGGCCTCTGATGAGCAGCAGTATATGACGGCTCAGGTACTCGCTGTGAGTGGCGGCGCCATTTTAGGAGCTTAA
- a CDS encoding ATP-grasp domain-containing protein: MSLAKCHKTVLLLGGSRDQLFLIKTANNMGLHTVVVDANPASPGFAIADDYAVVSTMDLEALKAFVDDYQEQQRKIDAVCVMGSDISQYVAQLAEYIRVPHIPIEAAMITTNKLKMKQCFERHGVAIPWFCLLENTEHLADIAAKRGLPLIIKPLDRSGARGVFLLTQDSDLSALYHKAKSESFAGDVMVEEYLAGPQISTETIMYRGQAYTPGYVDRNYEMLTRFAPNIIENGGWQPSLIQGEKRAKVEALIEQAALALGLTDGVIKGDIVYTDVGPKIIEVATRLSGGDFSESLVPLGLGINYVEAALKIALGEPPELEKLTPVIDQAVANRYFFPKPGKVTSISGIEAIQAEDFVKKLEIWYQVGDVVPETTSHASRFGVFIVTADDRQQLEQRIKWVYDTLKVTTV; encoded by the coding sequence ATGTCGCTAGCCAAATGTCATAAAACAGTATTGCTACTTGGTGGTAGTCGTGATCAGCTATTTTTGATCAAAACAGCAAATAATATGGGCTTACACACGGTCGTTGTCGATGCGAACCCTGCATCTCCAGGCTTTGCGATTGCCGATGATTATGCTGTTGTCAGTACCATGGACTTAGAAGCCTTAAAAGCTTTTGTCGATGACTACCAAGAGCAGCAGCGAAAAATTGATGCAGTGTGCGTTATGGGCAGCGATATATCACAATATGTCGCTCAGTTGGCTGAATATATTCGGGTGCCACATATTCCAATCGAAGCGGCAATGATTACCACCAATAAGCTTAAGATGAAGCAATGTTTTGAGCGCCATGGTGTTGCAATTCCTTGGTTTTGCTTATTAGAAAATACCGAGCATTTAGCGGATATAGCAGCTAAAAGAGGGCTACCGTTAATCATCAAGCCACTCGATCGTTCAGGTGCCAGAGGTGTGTTTTTACTGACACAGGACTCGGATTTGTCAGCGCTTTATCACAAGGCGAAGAGTGAGTCTTTTGCTGGTGACGTTATGGTGGAGGAGTACCTTGCAGGGCCTCAGATCAGTACCGAAACCATCATGTATCGTGGGCAAGCTTATACACCTGGTTATGTCGATCGTAATTACGAAATGTTAACTCGCTTTGCACCTAATATTATTGAGAATGGGGGGTGGCAGCCAAGTTTAATTCAAGGTGAAAAAAGAGCTAAGGTTGAAGCTTTGATTGAGCAAGCGGCTTTGGCTCTTGGCCTGACAGATGGCGTGATTAAAGGGGATATCGTTTATACCGATGTTGGCCCGAAAATTATTGAGGTTGCAACCCGTCTAAGCGGTGGTGATTTTTCTGAAAGCCTGGTTCCTTTAGGTTTAGGGATTAATTACGTCGAAGCGGCGCTGAAAATAGCCTTGGGCGAGCCACCAGAGTTAGAGAAGCTAACTCCAGTTATCGACCAAGCGGTAGCGAATCGTTACTTCTTTCCCAAGCCTGGAAAAGTCACGTCTATCTCGGGAATTGAAGCTATTCAAGCTGAAGACTTTGTTAAGAAGCTTGAGATCTGGTATCAAGTGGGTGATGTCGTGCCTGAAACCACCAGTCACGCCAGTCGATTCGGAGTCTTTATCGTCACCGCCGATGATCGACAGCAACTGGAGCAGAGAATTAAATGGGTGTATGACACCTTGAAGGTTACTACCGTATAG
- a CDS encoding N-acetylneuraminate synthase family protein yields MSHPLFIAEVSSNHHKSLDRCIEFIETSAAIGCDAVKFQLFKIDELFSPEILEKSEMHRDRKEWELPVEFIPALREACEHFNIQFSCTPFYLKAVKELEPYVHFFKIASYELLWTDLLIECAKTKLPVVISSGMATIEEIDGAIATLKEHGAEDITLLHCVSAYPTPEEQCNLAVLQSFRERYGVKVGWSDHTVSPAVLNRAIHRWQADTIEFHLDLDEQGAEYAAGHCWLPQQIAPVIRGAKLIEEIDGSSIKQFVPCESSDREWRADPDDGLRPFKRIRDSFQG; encoded by the coding sequence ATGAGTCATCCCCTATTTATTGCAGAAGTCTCTAGCAACCACCATAAGAGCTTAGATCGCTGTATCGAGTTTATTGAAACCTCCGCAGCGATTGGCTGCGATGCGGTTAAATTTCAACTTTTTAAAATTGATGAGTTGTTTTCGCCTGAGATCCTTGAAAAAAGCGAGATGCACCGAGACCGAAAAGAGTGGGAACTCCCGGTCGAGTTTATTCCAGCACTACGGGAAGCCTGTGAGCACTTTAACATTCAGTTTTCCTGCACCCCTTTCTATCTAAAGGCCGTAAAAGAGCTAGAACCTTACGTGCACTTTTTCAAAATAGCCTCATACGAACTACTGTGGACAGATTTATTAATTGAGTGCGCTAAGACCAAATTGCCCGTTGTCATCTCTAGCGGCATGGCAACCATTGAAGAGATAGATGGCGCAATTGCCACCTTAAAGGAACATGGGGCTGAAGATATCACTCTACTCCACTGTGTTTCAGCTTACCCAACTCCTGAAGAACAGTGCAACTTAGCCGTATTACAAAGCTTTAGAGAGCGATATGGCGTCAAAGTTGGTTGGTCTGATCATACGGTATCGCCTGCGGTGCTCAATCGCGCGATTCATCGCTGGCAGGCCGATACCATTGAGTTTCACCTTGACCTCGATGAGCAAGGCGCAGAATACGCTGCTGGACACTGCTGGTTACCGCAACAGATTGCCCCCGTTATTCGAGGTGCAAAACTGATCGAAGAGATCGATGGTAGCTCTATCAAACAGTTTGTACCCTGTGAATCTTCAGATAGAGAGTGGCGCGCCGATCCAGATGATGGATTAAGACCTTTTAAACGGATCCGTGACAGTTTTCAGGGATAA
- a CDS encoding class I SAM-dependent DNA methyltransferase, protein MLTTQTNALYTDLSGYYDLMCADINYQAQSDCIRRLHQLFGNRGTRHLDLACGTGPHVQYFIENGYQSSGLDINQPMLDIAKLRCPDAEFVCHDMANFTVDEPLDLITCFLYSIHYSDGIEKLKECIASAHTALSAGGMFCFNAVKKSRIDNSSVVSHSASHEDSQFVFSSGWHYSGMGERQALKLSIQKTTGEVTQSWQDEHPMVAVGFAELKQLLQPYFEVHMFEHDYDRLMPWDGVSGNAIFACVKI, encoded by the coding sequence TTGCTCACAACGCAAACCAACGCTCTTTATACTGACCTATCTGGTTATTATGACTTAATGTGTGCCGATATAAACTATCAAGCACAGAGCGACTGCATTCGCCGTCTGCATCAGTTATTCGGTAATAGAGGCACACGCCACCTAGATTTGGCGTGTGGCACTGGCCCGCATGTTCAATATTTTATTGAAAATGGCTATCAAAGTAGCGGCCTAGACATTAACCAGCCGATGCTGGATATCGCTAAGTTACGCTGCCCCGACGCAGAGTTTGTCTGTCATGACATGGCTAACTTCACGGTCGATGAACCATTAGACTTGATCACCTGTTTTCTCTACTCAATCCACTACAGTGATGGTATCGAAAAGCTTAAAGAGTGCATTGCGAGCGCGCATACAGCGTTATCGGCGGGTGGTATGTTTTGCTTTAACGCGGTTAAAAAGAGCAGGATTGATAACAGCTCGGTGGTTAGTCATAGCGCAAGCCATGAAGACAGTCAGTTTGTGTTTAGCTCGGGTTGGCACTACTCTGGAATGGGTGAAAGACAGGCATTAAAACTTAGCATTCAAAAAACTACAGGTGAGGTCACTCAGTCATGGCAAGATGAGCACCCTATGGTGGCTGTTGGTTTTGCTGAGCTTAAACAGTTACTGCAACCTTACTTTGAGGTGCATATGTTTGAGCATGACTATGACAGGCTTATGCCTTGGGATGGCGTCTCTGGTAACGCCATATTTGCCTGTGTGAAAATCTAG
- a CDS encoding dicarboxylate/amino acid:cation symporter: MWNKVRGSLPLQLVLAAGAAWLFATSLTSLAHPSVIAEVERQAWYQFLMLGKTVYIGLLKMVVGIMVMLSLIEGISNIGAIAKLKTLGGRTLAFYTFTTMIAVSLGLGASLLLPAWQPLTQAVPLAEGATLIGEQAASGGAIATKLLNMALVNPVAAIASGNLLAVVVFSFMFGISLLTALPEKHPLFEVISGLNKGINTMVGGIIRLSPLAIFAIVLEFSLKGSTALFSQLALFALLVFALTMFHGLVVLPSLAKLLTGIKISTLFKGISAPLAMAFATSSSAATLPLSMRSAQELGVSPTTSSMVLPLGSVMNMDGTALFEGVAAVFLAQLFGVDLTTSGIVMIFIMAMVSSIGAPGMPSGSMSGMQLVLLAAGIPLEAIAILLIIEKPLDTFRTAVNVEGDIIAALVIDKWQRSEGNN, translated from the coding sequence ATGTGGAATAAAGTTCGCGGCTCTCTGCCACTGCAGTTGGTTTTGGCTGCAGGCGCTGCCTGGCTATTCGCAACCTCGCTAACCTCTCTTGCTCACCCTAGCGTGATAGCCGAAGTTGAACGGCAAGCTTGGTATCAATTTTTAATGTTGGGTAAAACGGTCTATATCGGTTTACTGAAGATGGTCGTCGGTATCATGGTGATGCTGTCGTTAATCGAAGGGATCAGCAACATAGGCGCGATAGCTAAGCTTAAAACCTTAGGCGGGCGTACGTTAGCGTTTTACACCTTTACCACCATGATTGCGGTAAGTCTTGGCTTAGGGGCATCCTTACTGCTGCCAGCTTGGCAACCGCTGACCCAGGCTGTGCCTTTAGCTGAGGGGGCTACGTTAATTGGTGAGCAGGCAGCGAGCGGCGGGGCGATTGCGACTAAGCTGCTGAATATGGCCTTAGTTAACCCTGTTGCGGCCATTGCTAGTGGCAATCTGCTTGCAGTGGTGGTGTTCTCTTTCATGTTTGGGATATCACTATTAACAGCATTACCGGAAAAGCATCCGCTATTCGAGGTGATATCAGGCCTTAACAAAGGCATTAACACCATGGTGGGCGGTATTATTCGCCTGTCTCCACTGGCCATCTTCGCTATCGTTCTGGAGTTTTCCCTTAAAGGAAGTACGGCTCTATTTAGTCAATTAGCGCTGTTTGCACTTTTGGTTTTTGCACTAACCATGTTCCACGGGCTGGTGGTGTTACCTAGCTTGGCAAAGCTGCTGACTGGGATCAAAATATCCACGCTGTTTAAAGGTATTAGCGCCCCTTTAGCGATGGCCTTTGCGACCTCATCGAGTGCTGCAACCCTGCCTTTGTCGATGCGAAGTGCCCAGGAGCTTGGCGTATCACCCACCACTAGCAGTATGGTGTTACCGTTAGGGTCAGTGATGAATATGGACGGTACTGCGCTATTTGAAGGTGTCGCCGCGGTTTTTCTCGCGCAGCTATTTGGCGTCGATCTGACAACATCAGGCATAGTGATGATCTTTATCATGGCGATGGTGTCTTCTATTGGTGCCCCTGGAATGCCATCGGGGTCAATGTCGGGCATGCAGTTGGTGTTGCTTGCAGCAGGGATCCCCTTAGAAGCGATCGCAATCTTGCTGATCATTGAAAAGCCGTTAGATACCTTCCGCACTGCTGTGAATGTTGAAGGCGATATCATCGCGGCCCTAGTCATTGATAAGTGGCAACGAAGCGAAGGTAATAACTAA
- a CDS encoding alkyl/aryl-sulfatase, producing MNLRLCNLSIIVSLFCAPLSASTLVEPELATSMLQNHEKHFEKRIVKVAPNVYTAVGYHGATTSMIVGDDGVIIIDTLMGPTSASNALNDFRKYSNKPVKAIIYTHSHGDHTGGAASFAEGNKIEVIGHSNMGHHHGTDKSLDTVMRLRDIRQFGRLLPQEEQSNRGVAAAVTIDHDRGKGFIAPTFTISKPHKVTISGVDIEIYPAAGETNDAMFVWLPQQEVLFSGDNFYQAFPNLYAIRGTPYRDVRTWANSVAQMAEFEPSVLVGGHTTPIIGQDSATTALQDYSEAIQSVFEQTTAGMNKGWDPITVAQSIELPKHLQNKPYLTEFYGTRAHASRAIYAGMLGWFDGNPTNLNPLSHKQSAENIAKLAGGSAELFKQFNDAMKTENYQWALVLADHLSYLDNIDQQAVKKSKIAALRAMAAREYNAPNRNYYFTYANELEQGK from the coding sequence ATGAATCTCAGACTGTGTAATTTATCCATCATTGTTTCTCTATTCTGTGCCCCGTTATCAGCTTCAACCCTTGTAGAACCAGAACTGGCAACATCGATGCTGCAAAATCATGAGAAGCATTTTGAAAAGCGGATTGTAAAAGTCGCGCCAAATGTTTACACAGCTGTTGGTTATCACGGCGCAACGACCTCCATGATTGTTGGCGATGACGGCGTCATTATTATTGATACGTTAATGGGGCCGACAAGCGCCAGCAACGCACTAAATGATTTTAGGAAATACTCAAATAAACCTGTTAAGGCAATTATTTACACTCATAGCCACGGGGACCATACTGGTGGTGCTGCATCTTTTGCTGAAGGGAATAAAATAGAAGTAATAGGCCATAGCAACATGGGCCACCATCATGGTACTGATAAATCACTTGATACCGTGATGCGTTTAAGAGACATTCGCCAATTTGGCAGACTATTACCACAAGAAGAGCAGAGTAACCGAGGTGTGGCAGCGGCTGTAACTATCGACCATGACCGAGGAAAAGGGTTTATCGCTCCAACATTTACCATCAGCAAACCACATAAAGTCACTATTTCCGGTGTTGATATTGAAATTTACCCCGCCGCAGGAGAAACCAATGATGCGATGTTCGTCTGGCTTCCACAGCAAGAGGTGCTCTTTAGTGGTGACAATTTTTATCAGGCATTTCCCAATCTTTACGCTATTCGAGGCACACCCTATCGCGATGTAAGAACCTGGGCTAACTCTGTCGCTCAAATGGCTGAATTTGAACCAAGCGTACTTGTTGGCGGACATACCACTCCCATTATCGGACAAGACAGTGCGACAACAGCATTACAAGATTACAGTGAAGCAATTCAGTCGGTATTTGAGCAGACAACAGCTGGAATGAATAAAGGATGGGATCCTATCACGGTCGCTCAGAGTATCGAGCTCCCTAAGCATTTACAAAACAAACCTTACCTTACTGAGTTTTATGGCACACGAGCCCATGCTTCAAGAGCCATCTATGCTGGCATGCTAGGTTGGTTTGACGGTAATCCAACCAACCTAAACCCGTTATCACATAAACAAAGTGCAGAAAATATTGCTAAGCTCGCTGGCGGAAGCGCTGAATTATTTAAGCAGTTTAATGATGCAATGAAAACTGAAAACTACCAATGGGCTTTAGTATTAGCAGACCATCTCAGCTATCTTGATAATATTGATCAACAAGCAGTTAAAAAGTCCAAAATTGCAGCTCTTAGAGCAATGGCAGCAAGAGAATATAACGCGCCTAACCGAAATTACTATTTCACCTATGCCAACGAATTAGAACAAGGCAAGTAA
- a CDS encoding helix-turn-helix domain-containing protein: MNIPNVMYRERHEKMELFSLESFTQRSKLYSPAPSDLHRVDFHCLLRHKSHGSHCIDFKNYEYKPGDMVYIAPGQVHAYDFNNTPCGEVIIFTKAYYQEIKSYLPDDPLQLCKQAPVWQPDQALSEIIDRTLELIDLQQHSALPSISNKLLFTNLLVNISQTQKKFITEPQQKFKYQELITLVYNNMNTTRHAKDYAKLMAMSYSKLNNICLKASGNTLKRSIDNQIILEAKRILVTESLNINQLSEHLGFDETTNFVKFFNRHTGISPKQFRQHRL, translated from the coding sequence ATGAATATACCTAATGTAATGTATCGGGAACGCCATGAAAAAATGGAACTGTTCTCTCTAGAGAGTTTCACTCAAAGAAGCAAACTTTATTCGCCAGCACCTTCAGATTTACATCGTGTAGACTTTCACTGTTTACTTCGGCACAAGAGTCACGGAAGCCATTGTATTGACTTTAAAAACTATGAATATAAACCTGGCGACATGGTGTATATCGCTCCCGGACAAGTGCATGCCTACGACTTCAATAACACTCCTTGTGGAGAAGTGATTATTTTCACTAAGGCGTACTATCAAGAAATAAAATCTTACTTGCCTGATGATCCGCTACAACTCTGTAAGCAAGCGCCCGTTTGGCAGCCAGATCAGGCTCTCTCAGAAATTATTGACCGCACACTTGAGCTTATTGACCTGCAGCAGCACTCTGCTTTGCCTAGTATCAGCAACAAACTCTTATTCACTAATCTTCTGGTAAATATCAGTCAAACACAGAAAAAATTCATTACAGAACCACAGCAAAAATTTAAATATCAAGAGCTTATCACTTTAGTTTACAATAATATGAATACAACAAGGCATGCTAAAGATTATGCTAAATTAATGGCTATGAGTTATAGCAAACTCAATAATATTTGCTTAAAAGCCAGTGGTAATACATTAAAGCGATCCATTGATAATCAAATAATACTGGAAGCTAAGCGAATTTTAGTCACTGAAAGCTTGAATATCAATCAGTTATCTGAACATCTTGGCTTTGATGAAACGACTAATTTTGTCAAATTTTTTAATCGTCACACCGGCATCTCTCCTAAACAATTTCGTCAGCACCGATTGTAA
- the hydA gene encoding iron hydrogenase large subunit HydA, with protein MTVTTYQPGEIQGLIEIQASKCKGCDACQKFCPTNAIEGASGAVHSINKEKCLSCGQCLINCPFGAIIETHSALETVIAKLADKDVKVVGIIAPAVRVAIGEEFGLGTGELVTGKLYGAMNKAGFKIFDCNFAADLTIMEEGSEFIHRLHANVKGEADAGALPQFTSCCPGWVRYLETNYPSLLPNLSTAKSPQQMAGTVAKTYGAKVYAMQPENIFTVAVMPCTSKKVEASRPEFNSAWKYNQEQGANVAEYRDVDAVLTTREMAQLLKLLEIDLAKTPEYEGDSLFSEYTGAGTIFGATGGVMEAALRTAHKVLTGDEMAKLEFEPVRGLAGVKAASVTLFDQSLSQDVTVNVAVVHDMGNNVEPILRDIMAGISPYHFIEVMNCAGGCVNGGGQPIDGNGSSWIGNI; from the coding sequence ATGACTGTCACCACCTATCAACCCGGAGAGATCCAGGGGCTGATTGAGATACAGGCATCCAAATGTAAAGGTTGCGATGCTTGTCAGAAATTTTGCCCTACCAATGCCATCGAAGGCGCATCAGGGGCTGTACACTCGATTAATAAAGAGAAGTGCTTGAGTTGTGGCCAATGTCTCATCAATTGTCCTTTTGGAGCAATTATCGAGACCCACTCTGCACTAGAAACTGTAATTGCAAAACTGGCGGATAAAGACGTTAAAGTCGTGGGCATTATTGCCCCTGCTGTACGTGTTGCCATCGGTGAAGAGTTTGGCTTAGGCACTGGTGAATTAGTGACTGGTAAGCTGTACGGCGCTATGAATAAAGCAGGTTTCAAGATTTTCGATTGTAACTTTGCCGCTGACCTAACCATTATGGAAGAGGGAAGTGAGTTCATACACCGCTTGCACGCCAACGTGAAAGGGGAAGCTGATGCCGGTGCATTACCTCAATTTACTTCTTGTTGTCCAGGTTGGGTTCGCTACCTAGAAACCAACTACCCAAGTTTGCTACCAAACTTATCAACAGCCAAGTCTCCACAGCAGATGGCTGGAACAGTAGCCAAAACTTATGGTGCAAAAGTTTATGCCATGCAACCAGAAAACATTTTCACTGTTGCAGTTATGCCTTGTACCTCTAAAAAAGTAGAAGCGTCTCGTCCAGAGTTCAATTCAGCTTGGAAATATAATCAAGAGCAGGGTGCCAATGTAGCAGAGTATCGAGATGTTGATGCTGTACTGACCACTCGTGAAATGGCGCAGCTGTTAAAGTTACTAGAGATCGACCTAGCAAAAACACCTGAATACGAAGGCGATAGCTTATTCTCTGAATATACTGGCGCAGGTACCATTTTTGGTGCGACAGGCGGTGTAATGGAGGCTGCGCTGCGTACAGCACACAAGGTTTTGACTGGCGATGAAATGGCCAAACTTGAGTTCGAACCTGTACGTGGTTTAGCGGGTGTAAAAGCTGCATCTGTGACGTTATTTGACCAAAGTTTATCGCAAGATGTCACTGTTAACGTGGCGGTTGTGCATGATATGGGGAATAACGTAGAGCCGATTTTACGAGACATAATGGCTGGCATTTCTCCTTATCACTTCATTGAAGTGATGAATTGCGCTGGTGGTTGCGTAAACGGCGGTGGCCAGCCTATTGACGGCAATGGTTCATCTTGGATTGGTAATATCTAA
- the hydB gene encoding iron hydrogenase small subunit HydB, translated as MNNKKHVFAEDSFFISRRKFMAIGAAFIAVMAIPVGWFASKVAKRNDYIKARSAGLYKDDAIAKLRVSHANPAVEKYYKEFGGQPLGHMSHDLLHTHFVDRTKLNS; from the coding sequence ATGAACAACAAAAAGCATGTGTTTGCTGAAGATAGTTTTTTTATATCCCGTCGCAAATTTATGGCCATCGGTGCGGCTTTTATCGCAGTAATGGCGATTCCAGTAGGCTGGTTTGCAAGCAAAGTGGCCAAGCGAAATGACTATATAAAAGCACGTAGTGCAGGTTTATATAAAGATGATGCGATTGCTAAGTTACGTGTGAGTCATGCTAACCCAGCGGTTGAAAAGTACTACAAAGAGTTTGGCGGTCAGCCACTAGGACATATGTCCCACGACCTGCTGCACACTCACTTTGTTGACCGTACCAAGCTGAACTCTTAA
- a CDS encoding cytochrome b/b6 domain-containing protein, translating into MHHNSHDMRPIQKHPLNVRVFHYILLLSFLPLAATGLLLFFKPLSQEGMQLTYDIHIIAGVVLSLDALAFTVIAFDRVVLFIARVFSLSERDVKWFMVLGGYPQKFLLGKKVPVPPMNKYNSGQKLFGACVLIGGTLLILSGLVLWLVPHVAPRDLVWLLGQIHLVAGLILTAFLPVHLFLAVYRFDDFKAMMVHGNVPYHDAAEYTPLWVEQEIVPVTANQQRNK; encoded by the coding sequence ATGCATCATAACTCGCATGACATGAGACCTATTCAGAAACACCCTCTTAATGTAAGAGTGTTTCATTATATTTTATTACTGAGCTTTTTACCGTTAGCAGCTACTGGATTACTATTGTTTTTCAAGCCACTATCGCAAGAAGGTATGCAATTAACCTATGACATCCACATTATTGCTGGTGTTGTATTGAGTCTAGATGCACTCGCATTTACTGTGATAGCTTTCGATCGAGTGGTGTTATTTATCGCTCGAGTATTTAGCTTGTCAGAACGCGATGTGAAATGGTTTATGGTATTAGGTGGCTACCCACAGAAGTTTTTGTTGGGTAAGAAAGTTCCTGTACCACCAATGAACAAATACAATTCAGGTCAGAAGTTATTTGGCGCCTGTGTGTTAATCGGCGGCACCCTGTTAATACTATCAGGTTTAGTCTTATGGTTGGTGCCACATGTGGCTCCGCGTGATCTAGTATGGCTATTAGGACAAATCCATTTAGTTGCAGGTCTTATTCTAACGGCATTCTTACCAGTACACTTATTCTTGGCTGTCTATCGATTTGATGATTTCAAGGCGATGATGGTTCACGGTAACGTGCCTTATCACGATGCTGCAGAATACACACCATTGTGGGTTGAACAGGAAATCGTTCCCGTTACCGCGAATCAACAGCGCAACAAATAA